Proteins from one Coleofasciculus chthonoplastes PCC 7420 genomic window:
- the fni gene encoding type 2 isopentenyl-diphosphate Delta-isomerase, whose product MTETQTRKADHIRICLNEDVQFNQITNGLERYRFTHCCLPEINRSEIDISTEFLGKTLGAPLLISSMTGGTQQAQTINFRLAEVAQTYQLAMGVGSQRVAVENPQVADTFAVRSLAPDILLLANLGAVQLNYSYGLDECLRVVELLAADALILHLNPLQECIQTNGDTNFRGLLDKIHKLCCKLPVPVIAKEVGNGISAAMTQKLLDAGVSAIDVAGAGGTSWAKVESERALNLKQRRLGQTFADWGLPTADCITSIRDIAPEVPLIASGGLRNGLEVAKAIALGADLAGLAFPFLQAASESTEAVDELVELLIAEITTVLFCTGNANLSQFKQSDALQKLR is encoded by the coding sequence ATGACAGAAACCCAAACGCGCAAAGCCGATCACATCAGAATTTGTCTCAATGAAGATGTGCAGTTTAATCAAATCACCAATGGATTAGAACGCTATCGGTTTACCCACTGTTGTTTACCGGAAATCAACCGCAGTGAGATTGATATCTCTACCGAGTTTCTGGGTAAAACCTTAGGCGCACCCTTACTCATATCCTCCATGACTGGAGGAACCCAACAGGCGCAAACGATTAATTTTCGTCTGGCTGAAGTCGCCCAAACGTATCAATTAGCCATGGGTGTGGGTTCCCAGCGAGTCGCGGTGGAGAATCCACAAGTGGCGGATACCTTTGCCGTGCGATCGCTTGCACCGGATATCTTGTTATTGGCGAATTTGGGTGCGGTTCAACTGAACTACAGTTACGGCTTGGATGAATGCTTGCGCGTGGTGGAACTGTTAGCCGCCGATGCCTTAATTTTGCACCTCAATCCTTTACAGGAATGTATTCAAACGAACGGAGATACAAATTTTCGCGGTTTACTTGACAAAATACACAAATTGTGCTGCAAGTTACCTGTACCTGTGATTGCCAAAGAAGTCGGCAATGGCATCTCAGCCGCCATGACACAGAAACTACTTGACGCAGGCGTAAGCGCCATTGATGTCGCGGGTGCTGGGGGAACGTCTTGGGCAAAAGTTGAAAGTGAACGGGCATTAAATCTCAAGCAACGTCGCTTAGGACAAACCTTTGCCGACTGGGGATTACCCACAGCCGATTGTATCACCAGTATTCGAGACATTGCCCCAGAAGTTCCCCTAATCGCTTCCGGTGGATTACGCAATGGGTTAGAGGTTGCCAAAGCGATCGCGCTGGGTGCAGATTTAGCCGGATTAGCCTTTCCCTTTCTCCAAGCCGCATCAGAGTCTACAGAGGCGGTGGATGAACTCGTAGAGTTATTAATCGCGGAAATAACCACGGTACTCTTTTGTACAGGAAATGCCAATCTGTCTCAATTTAAACAATCGGACGCCTTGCAAAAGCTAAGATGA
- the sppA gene encoding signal peptide peptidase SppA, whose protein sequence is MRKFITQTLASMLGSLLGFTLFFGIGTVGLVSLIITAASRDTGPQVKDKSVLVFDLSLTVRDTDPTSSTSRAIEEALSGEETDTITLRKVIDTLNTAAEDSRIVALYLDGSQTSTSSGTGFATLKEVREALERFKESGKKIIAYDVDSGEGEYYLSSIADTIVLNPMGSLEMNGFSSQPMFFTGALEKFGIGIQVIRVGKYKSAVEPFVLKELSQENRQQMQALLGDLWTEFRTTVGKSRQVTPQELQAIADTQGIVLASDAIGRRLVDKVGYYDEVIAQLQELTGESETEKSFRQVHLSTYADIADKPEHQRASKNKIAVLYASGEIVDGEGSVQEVGGESFAAQMRKLRLDDSVKAVVLRVNSPGGSATASEIIQREVKLTRDSKPVIISMGDIAASGGYWISTYGNRIFAEPNTVTGSIGVFGLLMNVQQIANENGITWDVVKTGRFADTQTVSRPKTTQELALIQKIVDQVYSKFLDKVAESRKLPKDKVAQIAQGRVWSGIDAKQLGLVDEIGGLDDAIEYAVKEANLGEDWKLEEYPRFQTLEERLIEEFVGNDSNTTRQPDPLMAEFMKLKEDLAMLQALNDPKGIYARLPFNWRFD, encoded by the coding sequence ATGCGTAAATTCATTACACAAACTCTTGCCAGTATGTTGGGTAGCCTACTTGGTTTTACCTTATTTTTCGGTATTGGCACTGTTGGACTGGTTAGTTTAATTATCACCGCCGCATCTAGAGATACTGGACCCCAAGTTAAAGATAAATCGGTACTGGTTTTTGACTTATCCTTAACCGTTCGGGATACCGATCCCACATCCAGCACCAGTCGCGCGATTGAAGAAGCACTATCTGGAGAAGAAACCGACACGATTACATTACGCAAGGTTATCGATACCTTAAACACGGCGGCTGAGGATTCACGAATTGTGGCGCTTTACCTGGATGGATCACAGACAAGCACCAGTAGTGGTACCGGATTTGCCACGCTGAAAGAAGTCAGAGAAGCATTAGAACGGTTCAAAGAAAGCGGCAAAAAAATTATCGCCTACGATGTAGATTCTGGAGAAGGAGAATATTATCTAAGTTCAATCGCCGATACAATTGTCCTCAATCCCATGGGTAGCCTGGAAATGAATGGCTTTAGTTCTCAGCCCATGTTTTTCACTGGAGCCTTGGAAAAATTTGGCATTGGAATTCAGGTGATTCGGGTAGGCAAATATAAGTCAGCCGTAGAACCCTTTGTATTGAAAGAATTGAGTCAAGAAAACCGACAGCAGATGCAAGCGTTACTCGGAGATCTGTGGACAGAATTTCGGACAACGGTGGGGAAAAGCCGTCAAGTAACACCTCAAGAGTTACAAGCGATCGCGGATACTCAAGGTATTGTCTTAGCATCGGATGCGATCGGACGCCGCTTAGTCGATAAAGTGGGCTATTACGATGAAGTTATTGCCCAACTTCAGGAACTCACGGGTGAAAGTGAAACAGAGAAATCCTTTCGTCAGGTTCACCTGTCCACCTATGCTGATATCGCCGATAAACCTGAACATCAACGCGCTTCTAAAAATAAAATTGCTGTCCTTTATGCCAGTGGTGAAATTGTTGATGGTGAAGGAAGTGTCCAAGAGGTGGGAGGGGAATCCTTTGCCGCACAAATGCGAAAATTGCGCCTTGATGATTCAGTAAAAGCTGTTGTCTTACGAGTGAATAGTCCGGGAGGTAGTGCTACCGCATCTGAGATTATTCAACGGGAAGTCAAACTTACTCGCGACTCCAAACCTGTCATTATTTCCATGGGAGATATTGCTGCATCTGGGGGATATTGGATTTCCACCTATGGTAACCGAATTTTTGCCGAACCCAATACTGTAACGGGTTCAATTGGCGTGTTTGGATTATTGATGAATGTCCAGCAAATTGCCAACGAGAATGGAATTACGTGGGATGTCGTGAAAACGGGACGTTTTGCGGATACCCAAACCGTTTCTCGTCCCAAAACCACTCAAGAGTTAGCCCTGATTCAAAAAATAGTTGACCAAGTTTACTCTAAATTCTTGGACAAAGTGGCTGAGTCCCGTAAGTTACCCAAAGATAAAGTTGCTCAAATTGCTCAAGGGCGAGTGTGGTCAGGTATTGATGCGAAACAGTTGGGATTAGTCGATGAAATTGGTGGACTCGATGATGCAATTGAGTATGCGGTTAAAGAGGCAAATTTAGGCGAGGATTGGAAATTAGAAGAATATCCTCGTTTCCAAACCTTGGAAGAGCGTTTGATTGAAGAGTTTGTCGGGAATGATAGTAATACTACGCGACAGCCTGATCCCTTAATGGCAGAGTTCATGAAATTGAAAGAGGATTTGGCAATGTTACAGGCGCTGAATGATCCGAAAGGGATTTATGCGCGTCTACCGTTTAATTGGCGGTTCGATTGA